One Roseimaritima multifibrata DNA window includes the following coding sequences:
- a CDS encoding DUF6580 family putative transport protein: MFHVLIVLAVVSRLLPHPPNFACIGALGLFAGCYLRGRYAPIFPLMALLISDIIGHVFKIDGMGFYSPVAMVGVYAGFAVAAMLGRLLRDRQTPLRIGMAALASSVVFFLCSNLGVWASGMYPPSWEGLVACYTAAVPFFRYTVMGDLIYSGALFGAFALVRMKMPQRYWGMRSLAS, from the coding sequence ATGTTCCACGTTCTGATCGTTTTGGCCGTTGTTTCTCGCCTTTTACCGCACCCCCCGAACTTTGCTTGTATCGGGGCTTTGGGGCTGTTTGCGGGGTGTTATCTGCGTGGTCGTTACGCCCCCATCTTCCCTTTGATGGCCTTGCTGATCAGCGATATCATCGGCCATGTGTTCAAAATCGACGGCATGGGATTCTACTCACCCGTCGCAATGGTCGGCGTGTATGCAGGCTTTGCCGTCGCAGCGATGCTGGGACGATTGCTCCGCGACCGCCAAACCCCGCTTCGAATTGGGATGGCGGCACTGGCCAGTTCGGTCGTCTTCTTCCTCTGCAGCAATCTGGGTGTCTGGGCTAGTGGGATGTATCCTCCCAGCTGGGAGGGATTGGTTGCCTGTTACACCGCCGCGGTCCCTTTCTTCCGCTATACCGTCATGGGAGACCTGATCTATTCAGGCGCTCTGTTCGGAGCCTTCGCGCTAGTCCGTATGAAGATGCCTCAGCGCTACTGGGGCATGCGTTCGCTGGCCAGCTAA
- a CDS encoding TolC family protein: MLATTVVHSGCGIAQKIPPGPHDTTASYHDSVGLSIEYPQVSACTNDPPPQALGTSQPLAFEDPSKLPTRNLTLEEAIRMAVGTDTTIRNLGGAIVTAPASQTTVYDPGLAHANPLGGVEAALSEFDAQYNGQLYWEKIDQPSNVEQGGLGAAFNPTAVQATGATFNNELVKQTAQGSQFAMRHVVNYNRTNRPFREYPSDFVGFLEAEWRQPMMQGAGTQFNQIAGPNSQIGQYNGVLIARINEDVSLADFEAAIITLVSDVETSYWNLQQSYRFLEANLRGRESALQNFQYEEANLKAGNNTLDQVAQAESQFFQFQAQVQNALAGELGVYATEQRLRYLLGMPASDGLLLKPTTEPINTKIVFDWNSALDQALTRRVEIRRQKWNVKRRELELIASRLNRRPRLDFLGQYRWRGLGDHLIGDADVDPLDNLYGSITGGDYQEWQAGLELSFPVGLRAASTAVAHARLNVARERSLLQEAELRISHDLSNATRELERAHTLLDTNYQRWQADLRQVETLRARKEGGKDEIFIYLQAQRQVVASEVEFYRSLTDYNLAIRDIHLQKGTLLAYNQVMLNEGPWAAGAMNDAYEGGRFFTPRKNPGAVRTTPLVSAGPFDPTAPGVTSPVVGSSLPFQDSQLIDEDPQNPLDNPVRIAPASDVPATTGPAGNQGGSIEFTSPIAPQP, encoded by the coding sequence ATGCTGGCAACAACAGTTGTCCATAGCGGTTGTGGAATCGCACAAAAGATTCCGCCGGGGCCTCATGATACGACGGCGTCCTACCATGATTCCGTGGGATTATCGATCGAATACCCTCAGGTATCGGCGTGCACCAATGATCCTCCACCCCAGGCGCTTGGCACATCGCAACCGCTGGCATTCGAAGATCCATCGAAATTGCCCACCCGCAATCTGACACTTGAAGAAGCGATCCGGATGGCGGTTGGTACTGACACGACCATTCGCAATCTTGGCGGAGCGATCGTCACGGCCCCGGCTTCGCAGACGACCGTCTACGACCCAGGCTTGGCTCACGCCAATCCACTTGGCGGCGTTGAAGCCGCACTTTCGGAATTTGACGCGCAGTACAACGGGCAACTGTACTGGGAAAAAATCGACCAACCATCCAACGTCGAGCAAGGGGGCCTAGGGGCTGCGTTCAACCCGACGGCCGTCCAAGCGACAGGCGCGACGTTCAATAATGAACTCGTCAAACAGACCGCCCAAGGCAGTCAGTTTGCGATGCGACATGTCGTTAACTACAACCGTACGAACCGGCCTTTCCGTGAATACCCCAGTGACTTCGTCGGCTTCCTAGAAGCCGAATGGCGTCAACCGATGATGCAGGGGGCAGGAACCCAGTTCAATCAAATCGCCGGCCCTAATTCGCAGATTGGCCAGTACAACGGCGTCTTGATCGCACGGATCAACGAAGACGTATCGTTGGCGGATTTCGAAGCGGCCATCATTACGCTGGTCTCCGATGTGGAAACCAGCTACTGGAACCTGCAACAGTCCTACCGCTTTCTGGAAGCAAACCTGCGAGGTCGTGAATCGGCGTTGCAGAACTTCCAATATGAAGAAGCGAACCTAAAAGCTGGCAACAATACGCTCGACCAAGTGGCTCAAGCCGAATCACAATTCTTCCAGTTCCAAGCTCAGGTGCAAAACGCGTTGGCAGGAGAACTGGGCGTCTACGCCACCGAGCAACGACTCCGTTACCTACTGGGGATGCCAGCGTCCGATGGTTTGCTGCTGAAACCAACGACCGAACCGATCAACACGAAGATCGTCTTCGACTGGAACAGTGCACTCGACCAAGCATTGACTCGGCGCGTCGAAATTCGTCGCCAGAAGTGGAACGTAAAACGTCGCGAACTTGAACTGATTGCTTCCCGTCTAAACCGTCGGCCTCGCCTAGACTTCCTCGGACAGTATCGCTGGCGTGGACTTGGCGACCATCTGATCGGGGATGCGGATGTCGATCCACTAGACAACCTATACGGATCGATCACTGGCGGCGACTACCAAGAATGGCAAGCTGGACTGGAACTTAGTTTCCCAGTTGGCCTGCGTGCCGCAAGCACGGCCGTCGCACACGCTCGCCTGAACGTTGCTCGGGAACGGAGCTTGCTGCAAGAAGCCGAACTTCGCATCAGTCACGACCTTTCCAATGCCACCAGAGAACTGGAACGAGCTCACACTTTGTTGGACACAAACTACCAACGATGGCAAGCCGATTTACGTCAGGTTGAAACCCTGCGTGCTCGGAAAGAGGGTGGTAAAGACGAGATCTTTATCTACCTGCAGGCCCAACGTCAGGTGGTCGCCAGCGAAGTTGAATTCTATCGATCGCTGACCGACTACAACTTGGCAATCCGTGATATCCATCTCCAGAAGGGAACCTTGCTTGCCTACAACCAGGTCATGCTAAACGAAGGCCCTTGGGCTGCGGGTGCCATGAATGATGCGTACGAAGGTGGGCGGTTCTTTACCCCTCGCAAAAACCCAGGTGCCGTCCGCACGACTCCGCTAGTCAGTGCTGGGCCGTTTGACCCAACGGCTCCCGGCGTGACCTCTCCAGTGGTCGGCAGTTCGCTGCCGTTCCAGGATTCGCAGCTAATCGATGAGGACCCCCAGAATCCACTGGATAACCCAGTCCGAATCGCTCCGGCTTCCGACGTCCCTGCGACCACCGGACCCGCCGGAAACCAAGGTGGGAGCATCGAATTCACTTCGCCGATCGCTCCTCAACCTTAA
- a CDS encoding DUF3516 domain-containing protein, protein MAADYFQTLAFEPYPVQEEALLAYFTNPEGVLVCAPTGTGKTLIAEAAVYEALRSGTRMYYTTPLIALTDQKLDELRESAVRWGFSADDVGLVTGNRQVNPDAPVLVVVAEILLNRLLNHESFDFDQVSAVVMDEFHSFNDNERGVVWELSLALLPKHVRLLLLSATVGNSFEFTQWLSRAHQRRIQLVEGTERKVPLQFEWVDDQILADFSEKIAAGSDEERRTPGLVFCFNRAQCWTVAEMLKGKKLIDKARQAELADVLNAEDMSEGAGPKLKAILMRGVGVHHAGILPRYRRLVESLFQRKLISLCTCTETLAAGINLPARSVILPSLLKGPRDKKKVVEAATAHQIFGRAGRPQFDKQGFVYVLAHEDDVKINKWRVQFEQIPEDTKDPGLLKMKKQLKKKMPKRRSGEAYWTEQQFEQLREAPSAKLASRGRLPWRLLAYMLEKSPDVQLLRDLVGRRLLQPKQMEESQRELNRMLITMWKAGYVQLDTKPRIASGPPPKPKAKTNAEKGIELFQAEQPAGLFGHLLADKKPDTPEKEPEPLTPAEEAEALANRGYELDDYRPEFAKPTSRLPLLVQLRSIHPLYGVYLADQLAIADQNERIMALESVLDVPGTVARLVRVPSYDRLPAGPLATTRLDPLLLQMGLATAEELGAKSDEEEEVENRGFGRVMFEERVWPLTLGEKIQRLFRNEYPSVNDFRIRPVWIVGELLEFGGDFNKYITSHKLQKEEGILFRHLLRMILLLDEMANIPPNETTPEEWEDPLDALADQLTETCRAVDAESTDEILENAVGGDDLSLPGRRK, encoded by the coding sequence ATCGCCGCCGATTACTTTCAGACCTTGGCGTTCGAGCCCTACCCTGTCCAGGAGGAGGCCTTGTTGGCCTATTTTACCAATCCAGAGGGCGTCCTGGTGTGTGCGCCCACAGGAACGGGCAAGACGCTGATCGCGGAGGCGGCCGTTTACGAGGCACTGCGTAGCGGCACACGAATGTACTACACAACGCCGCTGATTGCGTTGACCGACCAGAAGTTAGACGAACTGCGTGAATCGGCCGTCCGCTGGGGGTTTTCGGCGGACGATGTTGGGTTGGTGACCGGGAACCGGCAAGTGAATCCCGACGCGCCTGTCTTGGTTGTTGTCGCGGAAATCCTGTTGAACCGCTTGTTGAATCACGAGAGTTTCGATTTCGATCAAGTCTCTGCGGTGGTGATGGATGAATTTCACTCGTTTAACGATAACGAGCGCGGCGTCGTCTGGGAACTTTCCCTGGCACTCCTCCCAAAACATGTGCGGCTGCTGCTGCTAAGTGCAACGGTCGGAAACTCGTTTGAATTTACCCAGTGGCTGTCCCGCGCCCACCAGCGACGGATTCAGTTGGTCGAAGGAACCGAGCGAAAGGTCCCGCTGCAGTTCGAGTGGGTCGACGACCAAATCTTGGCTGATTTCTCCGAGAAAATTGCTGCAGGCAGCGACGAGGAGCGGCGGACGCCAGGGCTGGTCTTCTGTTTCAATCGAGCCCAGTGCTGGACGGTTGCAGAGATGTTGAAAGGGAAAAAGCTGATCGATAAGGCTCGCCAAGCCGAACTGGCCGATGTGCTTAACGCGGAGGATATGTCCGAGGGAGCTGGCCCCAAACTGAAGGCGATCTTGATGCGCGGCGTGGGCGTTCACCACGCCGGAATTCTTCCCCGCTATCGACGCCTGGTGGAATCACTGTTTCAGCGGAAATTGATCAGTCTGTGCACCTGCACCGAAACCCTTGCGGCAGGAATCAACCTGCCAGCAAGAAGCGTGATTCTGCCCAGTTTGCTGAAAGGCCCTCGAGACAAAAAGAAGGTTGTTGAAGCGGCCACCGCTCATCAGATCTTCGGACGCGCAGGACGCCCGCAGTTCGACAAACAGGGATTCGTCTATGTGTTGGCGCATGAAGATGATGTCAAAATTAATAAGTGGCGTGTCCAATTCGAACAGATCCCAGAGGACACCAAGGATCCTGGGCTGCTGAAGATGAAAAAGCAGCTAAAGAAAAAAATGCCCAAGCGGCGAAGCGGTGAAGCCTACTGGACGGAACAGCAATTCGAACAACTGCGCGAAGCCCCCTCGGCCAAGCTGGCCAGTCGCGGTCGACTGCCATGGCGATTGTTGGCCTACATGCTGGAGAAATCTCCAGACGTTCAATTGCTGCGAGATTTGGTCGGACGACGATTGCTGCAGCCGAAGCAGATGGAAGAATCGCAGCGTGAGCTGAACCGGATGTTGATCACGATGTGGAAGGCGGGGTATGTCCAGTTGGATACCAAACCGCGGATCGCCTCGGGGCCGCCGCCGAAACCCAAGGCCAAAACCAACGCCGAAAAAGGAATCGAACTTTTTCAGGCCGAGCAGCCTGCGGGGCTGTTTGGTCATTTGTTGGCAGACAAAAAACCGGATACTCCGGAAAAAGAACCCGAACCGCTGACGCCTGCAGAGGAAGCGGAAGCCCTTGCCAACCGCGGTTACGAACTGGACGATTATCGCCCCGAATTCGCGAAGCCAACGTCACGCTTGCCACTTCTGGTTCAGCTCCGCAGTATTCATCCACTGTATGGCGTCTATCTGGCAGACCAGCTGGCAATCGCTGATCAGAACGAACGGATTATGGCACTGGAGAGCGTGCTGGACGTGCCCGGTACGGTTGCCCGGTTAGTGCGTGTCCCCAGTTACGATCGATTGCCCGCAGGCCCCTTGGCGACAACCCGTTTGGATCCATTGCTGTTGCAGATGGGGCTGGCGACGGCAGAAGAACTGGGGGCCAAATCGGATGAAGAGGAAGAAGTCGAGAACCGCGGCTTTGGACGGGTGATGTTTGAAGAGCGAGTTTGGCCGTTGACGTTGGGGGAGAAAATCCAGCGATTGTTCCGTAACGAATACCCGAGCGTTAACGATTTTCGGATCCGCCCCGTATGGATCGTCGGCGAATTGTTAGAGTTCGGCGGTGATTTCAATAAATACATCACCAGCCATAAACTGCAGAAAGAAGAAGGGATCCTCTTTCGACATCTGCTGCGGATGATTTTGCTGTTGGATGAAATGGCAAACATCCCGCCCAATGAGACGACGCCGGAAGAATGGGAAGATCCATTGGATGCCCTCGCCGATCAACTGACCGAAACCTGCCGGGCCGTCGACGCCGAAAGCACCGATGAAATCCTAGAGAATGCCGTCGGGGGCGATGATTTGTCACTACCGGGACGAAGGAAGTAA
- a CDS encoding Gfo/Idh/MocA family protein, whose translation MYMRTFLRSFSVVCLLVTVAVAQVSAEEAPMLKIGIIGLDTSHSPAFAKGFNAVPADPEMQNCRVVAAYPYGSKTIESSSSRIPGYTKQFEEMGIEIVDSVADLISKVDCVLLETNDGQVHLEQAEQVIKAGKPLFIDKPVAADLPDVLTIFALAKEHDVPMFSSSSLRYIDGAQAVRNGDAGKVLSCDTYSPCKTEPSHSDLYWYGIHGVEALYTCMGTGCETVTRTSTDDFDMVVGKWDEGRIGTFRGLRAGKNGYGGTAFTSEKIVPIGSYQGYRPLLVEIAKFFRTGESPVPEAETIELYAFMKAAEESKRQGGKPVAIATVMKQAKEAAAAAKK comes from the coding sequence ATGTATATGCGCACCTTTTTGCGATCGTTTTCGGTCGTTTGCCTGCTGGTTACCGTAGCGGTTGCTCAGGTTTCCGCCGAGGAAGCACCAATGCTTAAAATTGGAATTATTGGTTTGGACACTTCGCATTCGCCAGCGTTTGCAAAGGGTTTCAACGCAGTACCCGCAGACCCGGAAATGCAGAACTGCCGAGTGGTGGCTGCTTATCCCTACGGTAGCAAGACGATCGAATCCAGTTCATCACGGATTCCTGGCTATACCAAGCAGTTTGAAGAGATGGGGATCGAGATCGTCGATTCGGTCGCCGATTTGATTTCGAAGGTCGACTGTGTCTTGCTGGAAACCAACGATGGACAAGTTCATCTGGAGCAAGCCGAGCAAGTGATCAAAGCGGGTAAGCCTTTGTTTATCGACAAACCTGTCGCTGCGGACCTGCCCGATGTGTTGACGATTTTTGCGTTGGCCAAAGAGCATGACGTTCCAATGTTCTCAAGCTCTTCGCTACGTTACATCGACGGGGCTCAGGCCGTTCGAAATGGCGATGCCGGAAAAGTTCTCTCCTGTGACACCTACAGCCCCTGCAAGACCGAGCCAAGTCACTCGGATTTGTATTGGTACGGGATCCATGGGGTCGAAGCGTTGTACACCTGCATGGGAACCGGCTGCGAGACCGTCACTCGGACCTCGACCGATGACTTCGATATGGTGGTTGGCAAATGGGACGAAGGCCGCATCGGTACGTTCCGCGGGCTTCGAGCTGGCAAAAATGGTTACGGTGGAACCGCGTTCACTTCGGAAAAAATCGTTCCGATCGGTTCTTACCAAGGCTATCGCCCATTGCTTGTCGAAATCGCTAAGTTCTTCCGCACCGGGGAATCGCCCGTGCCAGAAGCCGAGACGATTGAACTGTATGCGTTCATGAAGGCTGCTGAAGAGAGCAAGCGTCAAGGAGGCAAACCGGTCGCGATCGCTACCGTGATGAAGCAAGCTAAAGAAGCAGCGGCTGCCGCGAAGAAATAA
- a CDS encoding IS91 family transposase yields MAVTLQSIFQRHFDAFAERHRLSRDMFRAAWAVRHCRTRELGGHVNSCPDGHFHQIAYNSCRHRSCPQCGWLPKEQWLAGWRTRLLPCPHHHIIFTVPHSLNDLWRFNKAAFADTLFAAASQTLSELLGDVKFLGGRVGILAALHTWNQELKSHVHLHTIVTAGGLDGDGQWRKPVKKCLLPRKVLMIKFRGKFKAMLREKLRQGRMKLPPGMTGDAFERLLRELTAVPWNVKVFDAYRNGVSVATYLARYIKGGPIGNSRLLSLKNGRVVFRYRLPHRRGGDGKRQAKMDLPVDTFIGRWLQHVPPRRFQTVRGYGLYCGNQHSRWECAAETLGVRVDVNAGDDLSVEEIRDWQDWCEAAGMSDVCRCPKCNKRLVSHHEFASGRGPPVGALPYRQSVKQGNVAGGMIA; encoded by the coding sequence ATGGCAGTCACACTTCAATCGATATTCCAGCGGCACTTCGACGCTTTTGCTGAGAGGCATCGTCTCTCACGCGACATGTTTCGTGCGGCTTGGGCGGTACGCCACTGCCGGACCCGTGAGCTCGGTGGCCACGTCAACAGCTGCCCTGACGGTCACTTCCACCAGATCGCGTACAACTCGTGCCGGCACCGCAGTTGTCCGCAGTGCGGTTGGCTGCCCAAAGAGCAATGGCTCGCCGGTTGGCGGACGCGGTTGCTTCCCTGTCCCCATCATCACATCATCTTCACCGTCCCCCATTCGCTGAACGATCTCTGGCGATTTAACAAGGCTGCCTTCGCCGACACGTTGTTTGCCGCTGCCTCGCAGACGCTGAGCGAACTGCTCGGTGACGTTAAGTTCCTGGGCGGCCGTGTTGGCATTCTGGCGGCCCTGCACACGTGGAACCAGGAGCTGAAATCGCACGTCCACTTGCACACGATCGTGACGGCCGGTGGTCTCGATGGCGACGGACAATGGCGGAAGCCCGTGAAAAAGTGCTTGTTGCCGCGGAAGGTGTTGATGATCAAGTTTCGGGGCAAGTTCAAGGCGATGCTCCGCGAGAAGCTTCGGCAGGGACGGATGAAGCTGCCGCCTGGCATGACTGGCGATGCTTTCGAACGTTTACTGAGGGAACTGACTGCGGTTCCCTGGAACGTTAAGGTCTTCGACGCCTATCGCAACGGTGTCAGTGTGGCGACGTATCTGGCTCGCTACATCAAAGGGGGCCCGATCGGGAATTCACGCTTACTCTCGCTGAAGAACGGACGTGTTGTGTTCCGGTATCGCTTGCCGCATCGTCGCGGAGGGGATGGGAAGAGGCAGGCCAAGATGGACCTTCCGGTCGATACGTTTATCGGTCGCTGGCTGCAGCATGTGCCGCCGAGGCGTTTTCAGACGGTGCGTGGCTATGGGCTGTACTGCGGAAATCAGCACTCGCGTTGGGAGTGTGCCGCCGAAACGCTGGGTGTTCGTGTTGACGTTAACGCCGGAGACGATTTGTCGGTTGAGGAGATTCGCGATTGGCAGGATTGGTGCGAAGCGGCAGGGATGAGCGATGTGTGTCGTTGTCCGAAGTGCAATAAGCGGTTGGTCAGTCATCACGAATTCGCGTCGGGTCGCGGACCGCCGGTGGGAGCTTTGCCGTATCGCCAGAGCGTCAAGCAAGGCAATGTTGCAGGAGGCATGATTGCATGA
- a CDS encoding vWA domain-containing protein: MPEPQTATGRERPAERDARPVAESINGRDARGHGDPDRTRRIELELRRVRCQAAAARLEARAAQLEWMLYQTSTAEELSSSSALDLPDAPAAESVSRPETPFAGPIQSHADSPAILEGASAANGLPRIQSWADLEAGMRRRMNDRGESRPKDRYRFDSGDTAATGLPKVAPEDKVAPEDKVDTAKKVASVPPKSHPRKRTATPDPSDDLSIASEKERSPSAAPLLADASLPCSPLPLPSNRPAKRSATRSATRPAPELVKVSRCDQKTNRRKRPAPWFFSAIAHAAVLVLLAGLTLSIQVPKDQIAMQASAVQATEANNLQQVELSEPTLSESQTETVLDQPTEVDALLGPPAASLDSPLLDAADAAAATAIPSADTADLVSKLQSTSEATSQFCGVDGGGNHFVYIVDSSQSMQGGRFESARRELFQAIESLQSEQRFYVIFYDSQMERMCLAEPNAAEQYSVCATPENKQALQRWAMRVKLERGAPPDDALEFALTLRPDVIFLLSDGEFPERIETLLSTRNRNINLFGDMGPISIVHTIGYHSREGEIRMRRIAEKNGGQYRYIAPPR; this comes from the coding sequence ATGCCGGAGCCGCAAACCGCGACGGGGAGGGAGCGTCCTGCCGAGAGGGACGCAAGACCGGTCGCCGAGTCCATCAATGGCCGGGATGCGAGGGGGCATGGTGATCCCGATCGCACACGACGGATTGAACTGGAATTGCGGAGGGTGCGATGTCAGGCGGCCGCCGCTCGCTTGGAAGCCAGAGCCGCCCAGTTGGAGTGGATGCTTTATCAGACCTCCACCGCCGAGGAATTGTCGTCGTCTTCAGCATTGGACCTGCCGGATGCCCCGGCCGCTGAATCGGTTTCACGACCCGAGACTCCTTTCGCTGGCCCGATTCAGAGCCATGCCGATTCGCCGGCCATCTTGGAGGGGGCGTCTGCCGCTAACGGCTTGCCGCGAATCCAAAGTTGGGCGGATCTAGAAGCGGGCATGCGTCGCCGCATGAATGACCGTGGGGAAAGCCGTCCCAAGGATCGCTATCGCTTTGACAGCGGCGATACTGCCGCGACCGGTCTGCCGAAGGTGGCACCGGAGGATAAGGTGGCACCGGAGGATAAAGTGGACACCGCGAAAAAGGTCGCTTCCGTTCCACCCAAATCACACCCAAGAAAGAGGACTGCAACGCCGGATCCGTCGGATGACCTATCCATTGCGTCCGAAAAAGAGCGTTCCCCATCAGCGGCCCCTTTGCTAGCCGATGCTTCTCTGCCCTGCTCTCCCCTGCCCCTCCCTTCAAATCGTCCTGCAAAGCGATCTGCAACGCGGTCGGCAACGAGGCCTGCACCTGAGTTGGTAAAGGTGTCGCGTTGCGACCAAAAGACGAATCGGCGGAAGCGGCCAGCTCCTTGGTTTTTCAGTGCGATAGCCCATGCAGCCGTCTTGGTTTTGCTAGCTGGTTTGACGTTATCCATTCAAGTCCCCAAAGATCAGATTGCAATGCAAGCGAGTGCGGTCCAGGCGACCGAAGCAAACAATTTGCAGCAGGTGGAGCTGTCAGAGCCAACTCTGTCGGAGTCGCAAACGGAAACGGTTCTAGACCAGCCGACGGAGGTCGACGCGTTATTGGGGCCGCCAGCGGCAAGTTTGGATTCTCCGTTATTGGATGCTGCCGATGCCGCGGCGGCTACGGCAATTCCGTCAGCTGATACGGCCGATTTGGTTTCTAAGTTGCAGTCAACAAGCGAGGCGACCAGTCAGTTTTGCGGAGTCGATGGCGGCGGGAACCATTTTGTTTATATCGTCGATAGTTCGCAAAGCATGCAAGGCGGGCGGTTCGAATCGGCTCGCAGAGAGCTGTTTCAGGCGATTGAATCTTTGCAGAGCGAGCAACGATTTTATGTGATTTTCTACGACAGTCAGATGGAGCGGATGTGTCTGGCGGAGCCGAATGCTGCAGAGCAATATTCGGTCTGTGCAACGCCGGAGAACAAGCAAGCGCTGCAGCGGTGGGCGATGCGAGTCAAGCTGGAGCGAGGGGCTCCACCGGATGACGCGCTTGAGTTTGCGTTGACGTTGCGTCCGGATGTGATTTTTCTGTTATCCGACGGCGAGTTCCCCGAGCGGATTGAAACCTTGCTTTCCACGCGGAACCGGAACATCAATCTCTTCGGGGACATGGGGCCGATCAGTATCGTGCATACGATCGGCTACCACAGTCGCGAAGGGGAAATCCGAATGCGTCGGATCGCCGAAAAAAACGGAGGCCAATACCGCTACATCGCCCCGCCAAGATAA
- a CDS encoding carboxypeptidase-like regulatory domain-containing protein, giving the protein MKLPKFLHFGLVAWMSISLTTPVGLAQDAVTSPTTTAGNSIPIERTVQDVQLKEEALRGALVDKAGNGVEDAPVVIGQKGKLIKELRTDSEGRWQLANVEPGVYQVISHGSAAVYRVWSAENAPKNAKAGIIHQVDPEVARGGGPNPLLNALTNPILIALLIAAAIAIPLALDDDDDDAS; this is encoded by the coding sequence ATGAAACTTCCCAAATTTTTACACTTTGGCCTGGTTGCCTGGATGAGCATCAGCCTGACAACTCCTGTCGGTTTGGCCCAAGACGCAGTGACCAGCCCGACCACAACGGCCGGTAATTCCATCCCCATCGAACGAACGGTTCAAGACGTTCAACTGAAAGAGGAAGCCCTGCGTGGTGCGTTGGTCGACAAAGCGGGTAACGGCGTTGAAGACGCTCCGGTTGTGATCGGCCAGAAAGGCAAACTGATCAAAGAACTGCGCACCGACAGCGAAGGACGCTGGCAACTGGCCAACGTCGAACCAGGTGTCTACCAAGTCATTTCACACGGCAGTGCCGCGGTCTACCGAGTCTGGAGTGCAGAAAACGCTCCGAAGAATGCCAAGGCTGGGATCATTCACCAGGTCGACCCCGAAGTTGCTCGCGGTGGCGGCCCCAACCCACTGCTGAACGCGTTGACCAATCCGATCCTAATCGCCCTGCTAATCGCCGCCGCGATTGCGATTCCATTGGCGTTGGATGACGACGACGACGACGCCAGCTGA
- a CDS encoding Gfo/Idh/MocA family protein has translation MEPNHELLQQNRAHDRRLFLQAGLVSAGGAAMASRSLAAAEPAKASPNNVIRVGIMGVNGRGRALAKGFSANKGAEVAMICDVDTRALEKCSKMLVDAGHPAPEQTDDVRRILDDPSIDALVVATPNHWHAPATILGCSAGKHVYVEKPCSYTPQEGEWAVEAAEKNKRIVQMGSQRRSWPGIQEAIQLIHDGEIGKVHYVRNWYNNRRASIGYGKNTDVPSWLNWDRWQGPAPRRDFSDNLVHYNWHWHWHWGNGELGNNGIHALDVARWGAEVEFPNRVTAGGGKYRHDDDQETPDTMMVTYDFPEGKTLTWEGLSWSPLGPHDSRFGLSFHGTEGSIVIRDGGYTRYDMMSKKIGEGNGPGGDTTHVEDFLDSIRNNRPSNANIVEAHRSTLLCHLGNIAYRTNSVLAIDPSNGHIQDNPAAAAMWTREYESGWEPKV, from the coding sequence ATGGAACCGAACCACGAATTGCTTCAGCAAAACCGGGCGCACGACCGGCGACTTTTTCTTCAGGCTGGCCTGGTTTCGGCGGGGGGAGCCGCGATGGCAAGTCGGTCCCTAGCTGCAGCGGAACCCGCGAAAGCTTCGCCCAATAATGTAATTCGTGTCGGGATCATGGGAGTCAACGGCCGTGGCCGTGCACTGGCCAAAGGTTTTTCGGCCAATAAAGGGGCTGAAGTCGCAATGATTTGCGATGTCGATACCCGGGCCCTGGAGAAGTGTTCCAAGATGTTGGTGGACGCGGGCCACCCGGCTCCCGAGCAGACGGACGATGTTCGCCGCATTCTAGATGACCCCTCCATCGACGCACTTGTCGTCGCAACCCCCAATCACTGGCATGCCCCTGCCACCATTTTGGGATGCTCCGCTGGCAAACACGTATATGTTGAAAAACCGTGCAGCTACACGCCTCAGGAAGGTGAATGGGCTGTCGAGGCCGCTGAAAAGAATAAGCGGATCGTGCAGATGGGCAGCCAACGGCGTAGCTGGCCTGGGATCCAGGAAGCGATCCAGTTGATCCATGACGGCGAGATTGGAAAAGTTCACTATGTCCGCAACTGGTACAACAATCGCCGCGCATCGATTGGCTATGGAAAAAACACGGACGTTCCCTCCTGGTTGAATTGGGATCGCTGGCAAGGACCCGCTCCGCGACGTGACTTCAGCGACAACCTTGTCCATTACAACTGGCATTGGCACTGGCACTGGGGTAACGGCGAACTAGGCAACAACGGTATCCACGCTTTGGATGTTGCCCGCTGGGGTGCTGAGGTTGAATTCCCGAATCGTGTGACCGCCGGTGGTGGTAAATACCGTCACGATGACGATCAAGAGACTCCCGACACGATGATGGTCACCTATGACTTCCCCGAAGGTAAGACGTTGACCTGGGAAGGATTGAGCTGGTCTCCGCTGGGACCGCACGATTCGCGTTTCGGACTCAGTTTCCACGGAACGGAAGGATCGATTGTCATCCGGGATGGTGGCTACACTCGCTATGACATGATGAGCAAAAAGATCGGTGAAGGAAACGGACCTGGGGGAGATACGACCCACGTCGAAGATTTCCTTGATTCCATCCGAAATAACCGGCCTTCCAATGCCAACATTGTGGAAGCCCATCGCAGTACTTTGTTGTGCCATTTAGGAAACATCGCCTACCGCACCAACAGTGTGTTGGCGATCGATCCAAGCAACGGCCACATTCAAGACAACCCTGCCGCCGCAGCAATGTGGACTCGGGAATACGAATCGGGCTGGGAACCTAAGGTCTAG